The genomic window CGAGAATTGTGTTACGGATATACAATTCAGCTCTGACTATAATTTAGCCAAGCTGGATAACAAAAAGAAGGGTAGATTGGTAAAGTTGTTGTTCATGAAGGGTCACCTATGTTAATAATTGCTTTGAAAATATCCATGCCTTGCATTCCAAACATGCAATAGCTTGCAAATTTAACATATGTAAAGTTGCTTTGAGAATATCCATGCCTTGCATTCCAAACATACAATAGCTTACAAACTTAACATATGCTGATTGATGTATCTTGTGAAACCAGCTGCCAATAGTTCATCATATCACAAAATTATGGTATGTTTGGTAAGAATGTGGAGGTGTACTCAAGATCTTATTCAATAAAACAAACTAAAAACACAATGATGATTCTTCACTTTTATTTTAACCTGAAAATTTTCAGCAACACACCTGCATTATCTTCCGAGTTAAAGTAATGCTTGTGCCATTTCGGATAAGTGCGTCTGATACAACACCAGCCACATAACCTAAAACTGCCATCATGACCCAGGGAATTGCACTAAACCATGCAGCTTCTCTCAGATTGACATGAAATATCTGACCACCAAGGAAATATTTAATAAACCACAGGGAGAATCAGTTTATTTAGTCTAGAAACATGCAGCGGAATCAGGCTTACGGTTTTGAAATACACTGGCATCCATGAAAGGATGACGAAATAGCCCTGAAAAAATAACACAGCCCTCAAGAGATTACCCATAAACAGTATTCTTCACATGGCACAGTCTAACCAAGAGTTAAGTTTATAGGAGTTACCCAGCTATGCATAGCATTTGCAGAAATTAAAGCCCAGGTCGGCCATTTAGAAAGTAGGTTTCTAAACGGAGGGATCTTTCTTAGTTTTTCACTTTGAACTTGAGGTTTCACCAATTTCTGACCCTTTGTAATATACTCTAGTTCATATGCTGATATTTGAGGATGTTCACCAGGAGTTCCCGTTATAGCAGATATCCACACCAGCACCCACAGAAATCCAAACAAACCAAAAATCACAAAGGGTCCAAATGTTCCAGTTCGTGACATGATAATAGGGGAAAGAAGTAAGCCGATGGTATTTCCAAGCTGAAAGCCAGCCATCGCGATCCCCACAGCACTAGATCGTTCAGTACGAGGAAACCACCTGTAAGAAAAGGCCCAATGTAAACGTTTTCATAAATCTTGACGGGCAGGGCAACAAAAACAATATAAATATTAGGTTCTGGTAAAAGCGTGAAGACTGATCAAGTGAACAAAAATTCAGAAATCAAAAGAAATACCTCAGCACCATATTGTTCATACATGGCAATGCCACTCCTTCTGCAACACCGAGCAGAATTCTAGTTGAGATGAACAACCAAAGTGAGCGTGCAGCTGCCCAAGGGGAAAGGAATGTAGCGAAGGACCATAAAGCCACACCATACGCCATGACTCGCTTCCCGCCGTAGTAGTCAACAAGCGCTCCACCGATTATAGGTGATATCAGATATCCCCAAAGGAAGGACGACTGTATGAAGCATCAAAAACACAATGGCATCACCACATCATTCAAGGATGATGCACACagtcatgtactccctctgccccaaaatataagaacatttttaacactacactagtgtcaaaaacgttcttatattatgggacggagggagtagaaaacaagaACAGTATAGGCAGTGGGCAAACAAGAACAGTATAGGCAGTGGGCACTCCACAGTTTGGTTAAGGTGAACAGACATCCGGACTTCCATGGTTTGTCAAACACAACAGTTTGTACATTACTTTATGGCTGCCATGGGAGGAAACTATGCATAATGTATaatatggatgaagaaactgaaaGAATTAACATGTGAGTAACCGATTTAGTGGAAAATGTATTAAATCTTATACCCAGCTTGTCATCCGAGCGATGCCACCGTTAAAGTATTAAACAGTAATTGCAATTGAGCACTGGACCACCTGTTTAAACCTTAATCGTCGCAGTTGAGCATTCAATCACCAAACACAGTTACACAATTGCGTTCAGTCACTGATGGAAGAGTGGTGTAGTGTAGTGCAGACAATCAACAGCAAACAGAAGCAGCGAGAGCTGGGAACCTGCACGACGCCGGCGAAGGAAGGGGTCCATCCGTACGCCTGGGAGAGCGGGACGATGGCCACGGACATGACGACGCGGTCGGCGTTGCAGAGCGCGAGGGCCAGCCCCAGCATCGCCGCCACCTTCACCCTCTCAGACGTCATGAACTCCGCCGCCAGAGCCTGCGCCTCGCCTCCACCGGCGGCGGAGGCCCCAGGAGGCGCAGCAACGGGGCGGGTCCTGTTCCCGGCCAGAGGGCGGAGCGGCTGAAGAGGAGAAGGACACGCGAGGCGGCGGGGCTGCCATGGAGGCGGACGCGAGGTTTGAGCGCGGGCGGGAGGAGGCAGGCGACGGCGGCCGGAGAGGAAGGGGGGAGCGGAGGGAGGCAGAAGCGAGCGGGTCAAGGGGAGCAGTTGGCCGGGAGCGGCCATGGTTTGTTTTCTCCGCCGCCTGGGTGCGCTCTGCCGGAGTGGAAGTGGTGGGTGGATGATTCAGGTGAGGTGGATTGGTGCAGTGACGTGTAAGATTTACGGGCTTCTTTGTTCACGTGGTCCGTGATGCTGGCGCTGGTTTGTTCTGGCCCGGCTTGACGGTACAACTCGCAATTTGCATGGGCCGGAGCCGGTGACAAGTGGCCCTCGGCCCCAAGGTCCGCCGGCGGCTCCGTCTTCTCCGGTCTGCTGCTGTGCAAGAATTCTCAGGCAAGGCACTTCCCACAATTGTctcagaaaacaaaaaacaaaaaaggtaTATTTCCCACAATCTGAATTCCTGCAATCAGAGTTGGGTAGCTCACCATTCAAGTGTGGAGCGCAATCTTTGAAGGCAACTTGCTCAAGGCTTGATACGTACGTAGAATTTATAATGGTGCAACGATTCATACATGACGTGGCAACTTGCTTCCTCAAGATTTTAACGCGAGACACATCACAAGTTTGACATCAGATCCACCACAGTTGGTCAGCGAACTCATCTTGCACAGTACGGGAGACTAGGACAGGGAGCTGGTTTGAAACACATTCATGGCTTTTGATGTTGAGGCGATTATTTCTATTCCATTATGCACTAGACAGATTGAGGATTTCTGGTCGTGGAGTCACAATCGAAAGGGGACCTTCTCCTTTATATCAGCCTACCAGATGCTTGTCATCACAAAGCACCGCCGGGGGGACTCGTCAAACTCCGAAGCCGAACATCGATCATGGTGTCATCTATGGAAAGCACACGTGCCCTCGAAAATTAGAATATTccttcggaggttggctcaacaaCCAATTCCGTCGGCATATTTATTTCATCATCCAAACATGGCTACAACCAACAATTGTGTATTGTGCGGGAATGTTGATTCATAGCGACACTCACCGTTAGAATGCACCAAGTCGTGTTGTATTTGGGCCCTCGAGGACCAAGACCTAGTGAACGTCATAAGTGAAACAACAGAGCCTGATGCAAAATGTTGGATATTCACTGTCATGGAGAAGCTCCCCCATCCAACATTCATTCGTGTGCTCGTCACTTTATGGGAAATTTGGTACGCCAGACACAAAACGATCCACGAGAATGATTTTGAGAGCCTGACCAACACGCATGCATTCATTGATTGGTTCATAGCGGAAAAAATgcaggtagaccaactcttgtgcTGCCACAGACACAAAACTGATCACGATGCTTGTTCTTGCTGCTCCCCCCTCCCCATCGGTAGGCTATGGTAAAATCAAGGTAGATAAGGTTGTTTTCAGGTCTTCAAATCGTGGAACCATTGGTACAATATACAGGAGCAGTGATGGAACTTGCATGGGAGCTTCTGTGTCTGGGGGTCGCTGATCCAACAACACTGGAGGCTTTGGCCTACCGTGAAGCCATGGCATTGGCTTCTGATCTGATGCAAACACACATCGTTGtcaggttcggctgcaaggtggtGGTCTCAAATATTTCAGAGGGCAATGGTGGGAAGGACGACCGCATCATCCAAGAAATTCAGCTCATGTCTTTAGATTTCTAGCGCCGCTCACTGCTCTTTTATTTTTGAAGGAAGGGCCTCGAATATTGAGGTACATAGCCTCGCTAAGTACACACTTAGTCTTTCTGTAGGCCACCATGTTTGGCTACTACAACTTCCTGATCTCAATTGTATTCCTTTAAACATTCTTGAGCAATACATAAAGTGTGTGTTTAGCCTAAAAAAAGTTATCCCTTTTtagaaggccatcatggctagcttgtTAAAATCAAAATAAGATTATGTCAGTCATGAGCTTACTAACAAAAAACTCATTAGGCTCATCTAACCAATTAAAAATGGAATCATTACAATAAGTTTAGTTTGCTATCACATGAGTCGTTTGATCAGCCGAACGAAAACAATAGTTAAATATGACCTTGCCAATCATTGTAGTTATATCCACACACTCTACGAATGTTGTCGATGCCTTATCCCACCATCTTGCTTGCCCGGTGCAAAAATTAATCACTTGAAGAGAGACATATTTTGCCTCCATCCGGTTGAAGCCAAGGGAGTTAGCAAGTTCCACACCATCTCTCATATCCATTGCTTCTGTTGTAATTATGTCGGCAACCTACATAACAAACTTGCATTGAGCAGACAAGAAATTACATGTGTCATCTCATAAAATAGCAGTAGCTGTGTCTACTCCTTCATCCAAAAAGAATGCAACATCCACATAAAGTTTAATGAACATGGATAGGCTTACACCATTTCAAATTAGACTTAGAAGAGACCTGGAAAACTGTATTCCAAAAGTTGCTCACTATTGACAACACTGAAATTGGCCATctccattgtgtgtgtgtgtggggggggtgttgATTGTGTGTAACTTGGCGCCAAATCCACCAAAGGTACCAACTCCCAACAACTAGAACTTGCTTGGCATTCAGACTTGGTTTTAAACTCAGTTCTTgttgtagggtggagaccctaagtggggatctttcatgaattggagggggatCCCACGAAGAACCGAAGAACAAAAAgggaaatcacaagaggaacactcaagaacaagtccaataaCACATCCAGTAGACTAGCAACGCATGGATCCACAAGATACATGGTAaggttcatcccaaatcctatgaaggagataaggtcttgatgatctagatagatccttcccacaagggggtcttgaatccctaaggatcttctccaatggaggtcttgaactccaatggagtgttctccctctctcaagaggaatcccacaaggggagatacatgagctaaactctaa from Triticum aestivum cultivar Chinese Spring chromosome 3B, IWGSC CS RefSeq v2.1, whole genome shotgun sequence includes these protein-coding regions:
- the LOC123071434 gene encoding probable anion transporter 3, chloroplastic, translating into MAAPGQLLPLTRSLLPPSAPPFLSGRRRLPPPARAQTSRPPPWQPRRLACPSPLQPLRPLAGNRTRPVAAPPGASAAGGGEAQALAAEFMTSERVKVAAMLGLALALCNADRVVMSVAIVPLSQAYGWTPSFAGVVQSSFLWGYLISPIIGGALVDYYGGKRVMAYGVALWSFATFLSPWAAARSLWLFISTRILLGVAEGVALPCMNNMVLRWFPRTERSSAVGIAMAGFQLGNTIGLLLSPIIMSRTGTFGPFVIFGLFGFLWVLVWISAITGTPGEHPQISAYELEYITKGQKLVKPQVQSEKLRKIPPFRNLLSKWPTWALISANAMHSWGYFVILSWMPVYFKTIFHVNLREAAWFSAIPWVMMAVLGYVAGVVSDALIRNGTSITLTRKIMQTIGFVGPGIALIGLNAAKSPAIASAWLTIAVGLKSFGHSGFLVNFQEIAPQYAGVLHGMANTAGTFAAILGTIGAGFFVDRMGSFRGFLTLTSLLYFSSALFWDIFATGERVDFDGSS